In Paraburkholderia phenazinium, the following are encoded in one genomic region:
- the hslV gene encoding ATP-dependent protease subunit HslV encodes MEQFHGTTIVSVRRGDKVALGGDGQVTLGNIVMKGGAKKVRRIYNGQVLVGFAGGTADAFSLLDRFEAKLEKHQGNLTRSAVELAKDWRTDRMLRRLEAMLIAADAHTTLVITGNGDVLDPEGGICAIGSGGAYAQAAAKALADNTELSPREIVEKSLQIAGDMCIYTNHNRVIETIE; translated from the coding sequence ATGGAGCAATTTCACGGCACGACGATCGTATCCGTGCGCCGCGGCGACAAGGTAGCCCTCGGGGGCGACGGACAGGTCACGCTGGGCAACATCGTCATGAAGGGCGGTGCCAAAAAAGTCCGGCGCATCTATAACGGCCAGGTGCTGGTCGGCTTCGCCGGCGGCACAGCCGACGCCTTTTCGCTGCTCGACCGCTTCGAAGCCAAACTTGAAAAACACCAGGGCAACCTGACCCGCTCGGCCGTCGAGCTTGCCAAAGACTGGCGCACCGACCGCATGCTGCGCCGGCTCGAAGCCATGCTGATCGCGGCCGACGCGCACACCACCCTCGTCATCACCGGCAACGGCGACGTGCTGGACCCGGAAGGCGGCATCTGCGCAATCGGCTCGGGCGGCGCGTATGCGCAGGCGGCGGCCAAGGCGCTCGCCGACAACACGGAGCTGTCGCCGCGCGAGATCGTCGAGAAGTCGCTGCAGATTGCCGGCGACATGTGCATCTACACGAATCACAACCGCGTTATCGAGACGATCGAGTAA
- a CDS encoding DUF484 family protein, whose protein sequence is MNDREVAEYLLANPEFFAEHAEMLATIKLANPHGKAAVSLQERQMEMLREKNKHLERRLAELLRYGHENDSIASKFNRWTIRVMSERDPYALPRTIANGLRDVFDVPQAALRVWDVAEPYTQADFARQVGEEVRIFANSLTTPYCGANSGFEAAQWLVPAVTSVPAEGAEPQEGGHATESIALLALRDPEGKEETPTFGLLVMGSSDPRRFHDGMATDFLTQIGALASAALSRLLPR, encoded by the coding sequence ATGAACGATCGCGAAGTCGCTGAATACCTGCTCGCCAACCCCGAATTCTTCGCCGAACACGCGGAAATGCTCGCGACCATCAAGCTCGCGAATCCGCACGGCAAAGCCGCGGTCTCGCTGCAGGAACGGCAGATGGAAATGCTGCGCGAGAAGAACAAGCATCTCGAACGGCGCCTCGCCGAACTGCTGCGCTACGGGCACGAGAACGACAGCATTGCGTCGAAGTTCAACCGCTGGACCATCCGCGTGATGTCCGAGCGCGATCCGTACGCACTGCCGCGCACCATCGCCAACGGCCTGCGCGATGTGTTCGACGTGCCGCAGGCGGCGCTGCGCGTGTGGGACGTCGCCGAGCCCTACACCCAGGCCGACTTCGCGCGTCAGGTTGGCGAGGAAGTGCGGATCTTCGCGAACAGCCTCACCACACCGTATTGCGGCGCCAATTCCGGCTTCGAAGCGGCGCAATGGCTCGTGCCGGCGGTGACGTCCGTGCCCGCTGAAGGCGCCGAGCCGCAGGAAGGCGGGCATGCCACGGAATCGATCGCGCTGCTCGCGCTGCGCGACCCCGAGGGCAAGGAAGAGACGCCGACTTTCGGCTTGCTGGTGATGGGCTCGTCCGACCCGCGGCGCTTCCACGACGGCATGGCGACCGACTTCCTGACGCAGATCGGCGCCTTGGCCAGCGCGGCGCTCAGCCGCCTGCTGCCGCGCTGA
- the xerC gene encoding tyrosine recombinase XerC gives MTTADPIADYLSNLEHERRLSAHTLRGYTHELDELKRLAKGRPLESLTAIDIRGAVSRAHAAGMTARSISHRLSAWRAFYRWLAGRVDLPANPVATVRAPKQAKTLPKALSVDDANRLMEAPAAGTAEGLRDHAILELFYSSGLRLAELVGLDARFADTGGYRSAGWLKLDSAEVEVLGKGNRRRIVPVGSKALDALNAWLAVRGEFVKQDPHPLFLSARGNRMSPNVVRERVKRMALVAGIPANVHPHVLRHSFATHVLQSSGDLRAVQELLGHASITATQVYTALDFQHLAHVYDQAHPRAKKRD, from the coding sequence GTGACCACCGCCGATCCGATCGCCGACTACCTGTCGAATCTCGAGCACGAGCGGCGGCTATCGGCGCATACGTTGCGCGGCTACACCCATGAACTGGACGAACTGAAGCGGCTGGCCAAAGGCCGGCCGCTCGAAAGCCTGACCGCCATCGACATCCGCGGCGCGGTTTCGAGAGCCCACGCGGCCGGCATGACGGCGCGTTCGATCAGTCACCGGCTGTCGGCATGGCGGGCCTTCTACCGCTGGCTCGCCGGGCGGGTCGACCTGCCGGCCAATCCGGTTGCGACAGTGCGCGCACCGAAGCAGGCGAAAACGCTGCCCAAGGCGCTCTCGGTCGACGATGCCAACCGGCTGATGGAAGCGCCCGCCGCCGGCACGGCAGAAGGGCTGCGCGATCACGCGATCCTCGAACTGTTCTATTCGTCCGGCTTGCGCCTCGCGGAACTGGTCGGGCTCGACGCCCGCTTCGCCGACACCGGCGGCTACCGTTCCGCCGGCTGGCTCAAGCTCGATTCCGCCGAAGTCGAAGTGCTCGGCAAGGGCAACCGGCGCCGCATTGTGCCCGTGGGCAGCAAGGCGCTCGATGCGCTCAACGCGTGGCTCGCGGTGCGCGGCGAATTCGTCAAGCAAGACCCGCATCCGCTGTTTCTGTCGGCGCGCGGCAACCGGATGTCGCCGAACGTCGTGCGCGAGCGCGTCAAGCGCATGGCGCTGGTCGCCGGCATTCCCGCCAATGTCCATCCGCACGTGCTGCGCCACTCGTTCGCCACCCATGTGCTGCAGTCGAGCGGCGATCTGCGCGCCGTGCAGGAACTGCTGGGGCACGCCAGCATCACCGCCACGCAGGTGTACACCGCGCTCGATTTCCAGCACCTCGCGCACGTCTACGACCAGGCGCATCCGCGCGCCAAAAAACGCGACTGA
- the dapF gene encoding diaminopimelate epimerase, producing MRLKFTKMHGAGNDFVVLDGFTQPLKLSAEQVRALADRHFGVGADQLLLVEKPTIEGVDFRYRIFNCDGGEVEHCGNGARCFVKFVRDTRLTDKRSVRVQVQNGVITLTMQDNGEVTVDMGVPVFEPARVPFDASRLDGRREGGDTLWPLEVNGVERWISVVSMGNPHAVQVVEDVEAFPVLIEGPIIEHHPRFPQRVNAGFMQIVARNEINLRVYERGAGETLACGTGACAAVAAGIRRGLLDSPVKVHTHGGALTISWNGEHDDAPLLMAGPAATVFEGEIELAD from the coding sequence ATGAGACTGAAATTCACCAAGATGCACGGCGCGGGTAACGACTTTGTCGTGCTCGACGGCTTTACGCAGCCGCTCAAGCTGAGCGCGGAGCAAGTGCGCGCGCTCGCGGACCGGCACTTCGGCGTCGGCGCCGATCAGCTCCTGCTGGTCGAAAAGCCCACCATCGAGGGCGTGGATTTCAGGTACCGCATTTTCAATTGCGACGGCGGCGAGGTCGAGCACTGCGGCAACGGCGCGCGCTGCTTCGTCAAGTTCGTGCGCGACACGCGCCTGACCGACAAGCGCAGCGTGCGGGTCCAGGTGCAAAACGGCGTCATCACGCTGACCATGCAGGACAACGGCGAAGTCACGGTGGATATGGGCGTGCCTGTGTTCGAACCGGCCCGCGTGCCGTTCGACGCAAGCCGCCTCGACGGACGCCGCGAGGGTGGCGACACGCTCTGGCCGCTCGAGGTGAACGGCGTCGAACGCTGGATCTCGGTCGTCTCGATGGGCAATCCGCACGCCGTGCAGGTGGTCGAGGACGTCGAGGCGTTTCCGGTGCTGATCGAAGGGCCCATCATTGAACATCATCCGCGCTTCCCGCAACGGGTGAACGCCGGCTTCATGCAGATCGTCGCGCGCAACGAGATCAACCTGCGCGTCTACGAGCGCGGCGCCGGCGAGACACTGGCATGCGGCACGGGCGCCTGTGCGGCGGTCGCCGCCGGGATCCGCCGCGGGCTGCTCGATTCGCCGGTGAAGGTGCATACCCATGGCGGCGCGCTGACAATTTCCTGGAATGGCGAACACGACGATGCGCCGCTCCTGATGGCCGGGCCCGCTGCGACCGTATTCGAAGGTGAAATCGAACTGGCCGACTAA
- a CDS encoding class I SAM-dependent rRNA methyltransferase produces the protein MNTVTLKPSKEKSLLRRHPWVYATAIDRVDGKPAAGATVLVRSHDGRFLARAAYSPHSQIRARVWSFDEAEPIDHAFFKRRVQRAIEHRQAMVHNTGAVRLIFGEADGLPGLIVDHYVADDAGQRSQLVCQFMAAGVEAWKEAIVAALSAATGCPNVYERSDVSIREKEGLEQITGVLAGEPPSDPLIASENGVRYHVDVRNGHKTGFYVDQRDNRALVQELAQDRDVLNCFCYTGGFSLAALKGGAKRVVSIDSSGEALALAQQNVTANGFDAARATWLDADAFKTLRRLHEEGERFDLIVLDPPKFAPSREHVDRAARAYKDINLTGLKLLRPGGLLFTYSCSGAIDAELFQKIVAGAAADARVDARILKRLGAGVDHPLLTAFPEGEYLKGLLLQIA, from the coding sequence ATGAATACCGTTACGCTCAAACCGTCGAAAGAAAAGTCGCTGCTGCGCCGCCATCCGTGGGTCTACGCGACCGCCATCGACCGCGTCGACGGGAAGCCGGCCGCCGGCGCTACCGTGCTGGTCCGCTCGCATGACGGCCGTTTTCTGGCGCGCGCCGCCTACAGCCCGCATTCGCAGATTCGCGCGCGGGTCTGGAGCTTCGACGAAGCGGAGCCGATCGACCACGCGTTCTTCAAGCGCCGCGTGCAGCGCGCCATCGAGCATCGTCAGGCGATGGTGCACAACACCGGCGCCGTGCGCCTGATCTTCGGCGAAGCGGATGGCCTGCCGGGCCTGATCGTGGATCACTACGTCGCCGACGACGCCGGCCAGCGCAGCCAGCTCGTCTGCCAGTTCATGGCCGCCGGGGTCGAGGCGTGGAAGGAGGCGATCGTCGCGGCCTTAAGCGCCGCCACCGGCTGCCCGAACGTCTATGAGCGCTCGGACGTGTCGATCCGCGAGAAGGAAGGCCTGGAACAGATCACCGGCGTGCTGGCGGGCGAGCCGCCGTCCGACCCGCTGATCGCCAGCGAAAACGGCGTGCGCTACCACGTCGACGTGCGTAACGGCCACAAGACCGGCTTTTACGTCGATCAGCGCGACAACCGCGCCCTCGTGCAGGAGCTCGCCCAGGATCGCGACGTGCTGAACTGCTTCTGCTACACCGGCGGCTTCTCGCTGGCGGCGCTCAAGGGCGGGGCAAAACGGGTGGTGTCGATCGACTCCTCCGGCGAGGCTCTGGCGCTCGCGCAACAGAACGTCACCGCCAACGGCTTCGACGCCGCCCGCGCCACCTGGCTCGACGCCGACGCGTTCAAGACGCTGCGCCGGCTCCACGAAGAAGGCGAGCGCTTCGACCTGATCGTGCTCGATCCGCCCAAATTCGCGCCGTCGCGCGAACACGTGGACCGCGCCGCGCGGGCCTACAAGGACATCAACCTGACCGGCCTCAAGCTGCTGCGCCCGGGCGGCCTGCTGTTCACCTATTCGTGTTCCGGCGCCATCGACGCGGAGCTGTTCCAGAAGATCGTTGCCGGCGCGGCCGCGGATGCCCGCGTCGACGCCCGCATCCTCAAGCGCCTCGGGGCCGGCGTCGACCATCCGCTGCTCACGGCTTTCCCGGAAGGCGAGTATCTGAAAGGCCTATTGTTGCAAATCGCCTGA
- the metK gene encoding methionine adenosyltransferase — protein sequence MANDYLFTSESVSEGHPDKVADQISDAILDAILAQDKYSRVAAETLCNTGLVVLAGEITTTANVDYIQVARNTIKRIGYDNTDYGIDYRGCAVLVAYDKQSPDIAQGVDRAHDNNLDQGAGDQGLMFGFACEETPELMPLPIHLSHRLVERQANLRRDGRLPWLRPDAKSQVTVRYVDGKPHSIDTVVLSTQHSPDIELSTLREAVIEEVIKPTLPAELIKGDIKFLVNPTGRFVIGGPQGDCGLTGRKIIVDTYGGAAPHGGGAFSGKDPSKVDRSAAYAGRYVAKNIVAAGLASRCLIQVSYAIGVAQPTSVMVNTFGTGRVSDATITRLVQEHFDLRPKGIIQMLDLLRPIYEKSAAYGHFGREEPEFTWEATDKALVLAEAAGTEPVAALA from the coding sequence GTGGCAAACGACTATCTCTTCACCTCAGAATCCGTTTCCGAAGGCCATCCGGACAAGGTCGCGGACCAGATCTCGGACGCGATTCTCGACGCCATCCTGGCTCAGGACAAATATTCCCGCGTCGCCGCTGAAACGCTGTGCAACACGGGTCTGGTCGTGCTGGCCGGTGAAATCACCACCACCGCCAACGTCGATTACATCCAGGTCGCGCGCAATACGATCAAGCGCATCGGCTACGACAACACCGATTACGGCATCGACTACCGCGGTTGCGCGGTGCTGGTCGCGTACGACAAGCAGTCGCCGGACATCGCCCAGGGCGTGGACCGTGCGCACGACAACAACCTCGACCAGGGGGCGGGCGACCAGGGTCTGATGTTCGGCTTTGCGTGCGAAGAAACACCGGAGTTGATGCCGCTGCCCATCCACCTCTCGCACCGTCTGGTCGAACGCCAGGCTAACCTGCGCCGCGACGGCCGTCTGCCCTGGCTGCGTCCGGATGCGAAGTCGCAGGTCACCGTGCGCTACGTCGACGGCAAGCCGCATTCAATCGACACGGTCGTGCTGTCCACGCAGCATTCGCCGGACATCGAGCTGTCCACACTGCGCGAAGCCGTGATCGAAGAAGTCATCAAGCCGACGCTGCCGGCTGAGCTGATCAAGGGCGACATCAAGTTCCTGGTCAACCCGACCGGCCGGTTCGTGATTGGCGGCCCGCAAGGCGATTGCGGCTTGACCGGCCGCAAGATCATCGTCGACACGTACGGTGGCGCGGCTCCGCACGGCGGCGGCGCGTTCTCGGGCAAGGATCCGTCGAAGGTCGACCGTTCGGCGGCTTACGCCGGCCGCTATGTCGCGAAGAACATCGTGGCTGCGGGTCTCGCGTCGCGCTGCCTGATTCAGGTGTCGTATGCGATCGGCGTGGCGCAGCCTACGTCGGTGATGGTCAACACGTTCGGTACGGGCCGCGTGTCGGATGCAACGATCACGCGCCTCGTTCAGGAACACTTCGACCTGCGTCCGAAGGGCATCATCCAGATGCTGGACCTGCTGCGTCCGATCTACGAAAAGAGCGCCGCTTACGGCCACTTCGGCCGCGAAGAGCCGGAATTCACGTGGGAGGCGACCGACAAGGCGCTGGTCCTCGCTGAGGCCGCAGGCACGGAGCCGGTGGCTGCGCTGGCTTAA
- the dksA gene encoding RNA polymerase-binding protein DksA: protein MTTKRLLTEAEILKMSDKDYMNEDQLAFFKNKLEQLQAEILRNAGQTTENLRETVIVPDPADRATIEEEHALELRTRDRERKLLKKVQQSLARIESGDYGWCEETGEPIGIPRMLARPTATLSLEAQERRELRQKLFGD, encoded by the coding sequence ATGACGACGAAACGACTCTTGACCGAAGCCGAAATCCTGAAGATGAGCGACAAGGATTACATGAATGAGGATCAGCTCGCTTTCTTCAAGAACAAGCTTGAACAGCTGCAGGCGGAGATTCTCCGCAATGCCGGCCAGACGACCGAAAACCTGCGCGAAACCGTGATCGTGCCGGACCCGGCCGATCGCGCGACGATCGAGGAAGAGCATGCGCTGGAACTGCGCACGCGCGACCGCGAACGCAAGCTGCTGAAGAAGGTGCAGCAATCGCTCGCGCGCATCGAATCGGGCGACTACGGCTGGTGCGAAGAAACCGGCGAGCCGATCGGCATTCCGCGTATGCTGGCCCGGCCCACAGCTACCCTGTCGCTCGAAGCGCAGGAACGCCGCGAACTGCGCCAGAAGCTGTTCGGCGACTGA
- a CDS encoding phytanoyl-CoA dioxygenase family protein: protein MSVHSKKEQVQMLRERGFVVVPGLVSPERCSELKQIALQQLQEAATPVEFEADLRYPGAPESKHAPGGHTVRRLLDAYARHPRFAEWATAPEIRGWMETYFGEEPRLSRAHHNCMMTKHPAYGSLTGWHRDVRYWSFERDDLVSVWLALGPETVDNGALWLVPQSHSATFTSERFDDAKFFRSDLPENQALIQTAVSPELKAGDVVFFHCNTLHSAGKNISDDVKFSLVYTYHGASNVPLPGSRSASKPEVAF, encoded by the coding sequence ATGTCAGTTCATTCGAAGAAAGAACAGGTTCAGATGTTGCGGGAACGGGGCTTCGTCGTCGTGCCGGGGCTGGTTTCGCCCGAGCGCTGCAGCGAACTGAAGCAGATCGCCCTGCAGCAATTGCAGGAAGCGGCCACGCCGGTCGAGTTCGAGGCGGATCTGCGCTATCCGGGCGCGCCGGAGTCCAAGCATGCGCCTGGCGGCCATACGGTGCGCCGGCTGCTCGATGCCTATGCGCGCCACCCGCGCTTCGCCGAGTGGGCCACGGCGCCGGAAATCCGCGGCTGGATGGAAACCTATTTCGGTGAGGAACCGCGCCTGTCGCGCGCCCATCACAACTGCATGATGACCAAGCATCCTGCCTATGGCAGTCTGACCGGCTGGCATCGCGACGTGCGTTACTGGTCGTTCGAGCGGGACGATCTGGTCTCCGTGTGGCTCGCGCTCGGCCCGGAAACCGTCGATAACGGCGCGCTGTGGCTCGTGCCGCAGTCGCACAGTGCGACGTTCACGTCCGAGCGTTTCGACGACGCGAAGTTCTTCCGCTCCGATTTGCCCGAGAATCAGGCGCTGATCCAGACGGCTGTGTCCCCGGAGCTCAAGGCCGGCGATGTGGTGTTTTTCCACTGCAATACGCTGCATTCGGCCGGCAAGAACATCAGCGACGACGTGAAGTTTTCGCTGGTGTACACCTATCACGGCGCGAGCAACGTGCCGCTGCCGGGTTCGCGCTCCGCGTCGAAGCCCGAAGTGGCCTTCTGA
- a CDS encoding Fic family protein produces the protein MSGLKAEKRQFDEVLFATGDAAFDRDLQRRAKSGLLTRVAPGVYVEAGVDEEIAGRVQRNWQKLAAHAVPGGVVSHLSAFTRGITATNEVVISHPTRFNRRIRYPGLTLVLLKGPGRQPGDFPLGSFDLYWSSFERALLENLSRGSATTRASHEEVEERLINCLNANKETGLNRIRDRARELSVPLAAGASFDVLNSMIGALLSTHSKGTLKTKTGLAIANGTPIDTNRINLFGTLATALRVAVLPDIAEVAAPGSGRINFAFFESYFSNYVEGTKFSVEEAEGIVLRNKIVPQRPKDSHDILGVFNLANSTDTRAAVPPVGDDFVDVLQERHLRMLERRPEARPGQLKLESNYAGTTQFVQPSHVRGTLAEGSRLALAVPEGLARAIYYLFLIAEVHPFEDGNGRLSRLIMNAELSRVERCRIIIPTLFHPQFVDCLRVLTQGQHTEPLIKAMSRMAKWCAQFDYSGLANLILQIRATNSLEESPAEFRLLNADGSRAT, from the coding sequence ATGAGCGGCTTAAAAGCGGAAAAACGACAGTTCGATGAAGTGCTGTTTGCGACCGGCGACGCTGCATTCGACCGCGACCTCCAGCGGCGCGCCAAGAGCGGACTCTTGACGCGAGTCGCCCCGGGTGTCTACGTCGAAGCTGGAGTCGATGAAGAAATCGCAGGGCGAGTTCAGCGGAACTGGCAAAAGCTTGCCGCGCACGCCGTCCCTGGCGGCGTCGTTTCGCATCTCAGCGCGTTCACGCGCGGTATCACAGCGACCAACGAGGTCGTGATATCGCATCCCACGCGCTTCAACCGGCGCATCCGCTATCCCGGCCTCACTCTGGTCTTGCTTAAGGGCCCCGGCCGCCAGCCCGGAGATTTTCCACTTGGATCATTTGACCTGTATTGGTCTTCTTTCGAACGCGCTCTGCTCGAAAATCTAAGCCGTGGCTCTGCGACGACCCGCGCGTCGCACGAGGAGGTGGAGGAGCGCCTCATCAACTGCCTGAACGCAAACAAGGAAACTGGGCTAAACCGGATTCGCGACCGCGCTCGGGAATTGTCCGTTCCATTGGCCGCCGGGGCCAGTTTTGATGTACTCAACAGTATGATCGGGGCGCTGCTGAGCACTCACTCGAAAGGGACGCTCAAAACCAAGACAGGATTGGCCATCGCTAACGGCACGCCCATTGATACGAACCGCATCAACCTCTTCGGTACCCTCGCGACCGCGCTACGCGTCGCAGTGCTGCCGGATATTGCCGAGGTCGCTGCGCCAGGCAGCGGCCGAATCAATTTCGCGTTCTTCGAGTCGTACTTTTCCAACTACGTAGAGGGGACCAAATTCTCCGTGGAGGAAGCCGAAGGGATCGTCCTGCGCAATAAGATCGTTCCTCAACGACCTAAGGATTCTCACGACATTTTGGGAGTGTTCAATCTCGCCAACAGTACCGACACCAGGGCAGCCGTACCTCCGGTCGGTGACGACTTCGTCGATGTCCTTCAGGAGCGGCATCTGAGAATGCTTGAGCGACGCCCCGAGGCTCGTCCTGGGCAGCTGAAACTCGAATCGAACTATGCGGGCACGACGCAATTCGTACAGCCTTCGCACGTACGCGGAACCCTTGCAGAAGGGTCCCGCCTGGCGCTTGCAGTTCCCGAGGGACTTGCTCGGGCCATCTACTATCTTTTCCTGATTGCCGAAGTTCATCCGTTCGAGGACGGTAACGGCCGCTTGTCGCGATTGATCATGAACGCCGAGCTATCCAGAGTCGAGCGCTGTCGCATCATCATCCCGACGCTGTTCCACCCTCAGTTTGTCGACTGCCTTCGAGTGCTGACACAAGGGCAGCACACGGAGCCGCTAATCAAGGCAATGTCCCGAATGGCAAAGTGGTGCGCCCAATTCGACTACTCGGGCCTTGCCAACCTAATACTGCAAATCAGGGCCACGAACTCGCTGGAAGAATCGCCTGCGGAGTTTCGTCTGTTGAATGCCGACGGTTCCCGGGCAACGTAG
- a CDS encoding CobW family GTP-binding protein, with amino-acid sequence MIPVTILTGFLGSGKTTLLKRILNEKHGMKIAVIENEFGEENIDNEILVQDANEQIIQMSNGCICCTIRGDLARVLGDLAAKKRAGELDFDRVVIETTGLANPGPVAQTFFMDNEIADEFLLDAIITLVDAKHANHQLDEHEVVQRQVGFADRLFITKADLVDEAALDALRHRLLHMNPRAAIKMVNFGEADIKEIFDLRGFNLNSKLEIDPDFLAEDEHAHSHAHAHDEHGHTHDDHANCDHDHGHCDHEGHDHGHHHHAHHDDKIKSFVFRSDRPFDPNKLEDFLGGILQIYGERLLRYKGVLYMKGVDRKVVFQGVHQMMGSDLAAKWQPVEKKNSKMVFIGIELPQDLITDGLSACLV; translated from the coding sequence ATGATTCCCGTCACTATCCTGACCGGCTTCCTCGGCAGCGGCAAAACCACCCTGCTCAAGCGCATCCTGAACGAAAAGCACGGCATGAAGATCGCCGTGATCGAGAACGAGTTCGGCGAAGAGAATATCGACAACGAAATCCTCGTGCAGGACGCGAACGAGCAGATCATCCAGATGAGCAACGGCTGCATCTGCTGCACGATCCGCGGCGACCTGGCGCGCGTGCTCGGCGACCTGGCGGCGAAAAAGCGCGCCGGCGAGCTGGATTTCGACCGCGTCGTGATCGAAACCACAGGTCTCGCGAATCCGGGTCCGGTCGCGCAGACGTTCTTCATGGATAACGAGATCGCCGACGAATTCCTGCTCGACGCGATCATCACGCTGGTCGACGCCAAGCACGCCAACCACCAGCTCGACGAGCACGAAGTGGTGCAGCGCCAGGTCGGTTTCGCCGATCGCCTGTTCATCACCAAGGCCGATCTGGTCGACGAAGCCGCGCTGGACGCGCTGCGTCATCGCCTGCTGCACATGAACCCGCGCGCGGCGATCAAGATGGTGAATTTCGGCGAAGCGGACATCAAGGAAATCTTCGACCTGCGCGGCTTCAACCTGAATTCGAAGCTGGAAATCGACCCGGACTTCCTGGCTGAAGACGAGCACGCGCACAGCCACGCCCACGCGCACGACGAGCACGGCCATACGCATGACGACCACGCGAATTGCGACCACGATCACGGCCACTGCGATCACGAAGGCCACGACCACGGCCATCACCACCACGCGCATCACGACGACAAGATCAAGTCGTTCGTCTTCCGCAGCGACCGCCCGTTCGATCCGAACAAGCTCGAGGACTTCCTGGGCGGCATCCTGCAGATCTACGGCGAGCGGCTGCTGCGCTATAAAGGCGTGTTGTACATGAAGGGCGTCGACCGCAAGGTGGTGTTCCAGGGCGTGCATCAGATGATGGGCAGCGATCTGGCCGCCAAATGGCAACCGGTCGAAAAGAAAAACAGCAAGATGGTCTTTATCGGCATCGAATTGCCGCAAGACCTGATTACCGACGGCCTGAGCGCTTGCCTCGTCTGA
- a CDS encoding lipid A biosynthesis lauroyl acyltransferase, which translates to MLSRFGAKLAIGLLKLFALLPYGLIARIGDGLGWLLYQIPSRRKRIVHINLKLCFPEWSDERREDVAQKHFRHAIRSYVERSVQWFGSARKLEKLIQLDSAIDLTDPNLPPTLFLGFHFVGIEAGSIFLNYSLRRQCGSLYQPMSNPELEAVAKAARARFGADMASRADSARMVLRWLRDKKPVMLGADMDYGMRNSAFVPFFGVPACTLTAVGRLAKVGQAQVVPFIGEVLPNYKGYRLKVFKPWDHYPTGDDEADARRMNAFLEEQIPLMPEQYYWVHKRFKTRPPGEPSVY; encoded by the coding sequence ATGCTGAGCCGCTTCGGAGCCAAACTCGCCATCGGACTGCTGAAACTGTTTGCGCTTTTGCCCTACGGCCTCATCGCCCGCATCGGCGACGGCCTGGGCTGGCTGCTCTATCAGATCCCCAGCCGGCGCAAGCGCATCGTCCATATCAACCTGAAGCTGTGCTTCCCCGAATGGAGCGACGAGCGCCGTGAAGACGTCGCGCAGAAGCATTTCCGCCACGCCATCCGCAGCTATGTGGAGCGCAGCGTCCAGTGGTTCGGCTCGGCCAGGAAGCTCGAAAAGCTGATCCAGCTCGACAGCGCGATCGACCTCACCGACCCCAACCTGCCGCCCACGCTGTTTCTCGGCTTTCACTTCGTCGGTATCGAGGCGGGCTCGATCTTCCTGAACTATTCGCTCAGGCGCCAATGCGGCTCGCTGTATCAGCCCATGTCGAACCCGGAACTCGAGGCCGTCGCCAAGGCGGCGCGCGCCCGCTTCGGCGCGGACATGGCAAGCCGCGCCGACAGCGCCCGCATGGTGCTGCGCTGGCTGCGCGACAAAAAGCCGGTGATGCTCGGCGCCGACATGGACTACGGCATGCGCAATTCGGCCTTCGTGCCGTTTTTCGGCGTGCCGGCCTGCACGCTGACCGCCGTCGGGCGGCTTGCCAAGGTCGGCCAGGCGCAGGTGGTGCCGTTCATCGGCGAAGTGCTGCCGAACTACAAAGGCTATCGTCTCAAGGTGTTCAAGCCGTGGGACCACTACCCCACCGGCGACGACGAAGCCGACGCGCGCCGCATGAACGCGTTCCTGGAAGAGCAGATTCCGCTGATGCCGGAACAATATTATTGGGTGCACAAGCGCTTCAAGACGCGGCCGCCGGGCGAGCCGAGCGTGTACTGA